In Kordia antarctica, the following proteins share a genomic window:
- a CDS encoding DUF885 domain-containing protein, whose translation MKNMLKYVTIIALFVSFTACEEEKTATEKTHTEAEVTEHSKQLNDWFQEQFKLDLKDSPQMQTRIGDKTDYGKWDDISATADETALQKAKDRSKWLNENVEEAMLDESTALSFKLYKQQVDNQISDYKYRLHNYPLNQMHGMQAEIPAFLVNMHQIKDKSDAEAYISRLNGLNKLFTQLEGNLKELQNAGIMPPKFVFDHVISDSKNIIKGKPFDNSKKNSTLWDDFKTKIADLDLEDKDRKELEESAKKALLNSVKPAYSSLIVLLKEQKQSATDEDGAWKFPNGTEFYNIALARTTTTDMTSDEIHELGLAEVARIHDEMKVIKNKVGFKGSLQEFFVFMKNDKQFYYPATAEGKIAYMDKATELISTMKSRLDELFITKPKADIQVKAVEAFREKSAGKAFYQRPSLDGSRPGTYYANMYTMEAMPSYQMEALAYHEGIPGHHMQIAIAQELENVPMFRKLGGYTAYIEGWGLYSEFIPKEMGFYSDPYSDFGRLAMELWRACRLVVDTGIHTRKWTRQEGIDYYVANTPNAKSDAVKMVERHIVMPSQATAYKVGMNKIIELRKNAKEKLGEKFDIREFHEVVLSNGAVPLNVLSDLVDEWIASKK comes from the coding sequence ATGAAAAACATGCTAAAATATGTAACTATAATTGCACTTTTTGTAAGCTTTACAGCTTGTGAAGAAGAAAAAACAGCAACTGAAAAAACACACACAGAAGCGGAAGTCACAGAACATTCTAAACAACTGAATGATTGGTTTCAGGAACAATTTAAGCTTGACTTAAAAGATTCTCCGCAAATGCAAACACGTATCGGCGATAAAACCGATTATGGAAAATGGGACGATATTTCGGCTACCGCGGACGAAACAGCACTTCAAAAAGCAAAAGATCGATCAAAATGGCTCAATGAAAATGTTGAAGAAGCAATGTTGGACGAATCTACAGCGTTGAGTTTCAAACTCTACAAACAACAAGTAGACAATCAAATCAGTGATTACAAATACCGTTTGCACAATTATCCGTTGAATCAAATGCACGGAATGCAAGCTGAAATTCCTGCGTTTTTGGTCAACATGCATCAAATCAAAGATAAAAGTGACGCAGAAGCGTACATCTCACGTTTAAACGGTTTAAACAAATTATTCACACAGTTGGAAGGAAACTTGAAAGAACTTCAAAATGCAGGCATTATGCCGCCCAAATTCGTGTTTGACCATGTTATTAGCGATTCGAAAAACATCATCAAAGGAAAACCATTTGACAATAGTAAAAAAAACAGTACGCTTTGGGATGATTTTAAAACTAAAATTGCGGATTTAGACTTAGAAGATAAAGATCGAAAAGAGTTAGAAGAATCAGCAAAAAAAGCATTGTTAAACTCTGTAAAACCTGCATATAGTTCTTTAATTGTATTACTAAAAGAACAAAAACAAAGTGCCACAGATGAAGATGGCGCATGGAAATTTCCGAACGGAACGGAATTTTACAACATTGCTTTGGCGCGAACTACAACAACTGACATGACGTCTGATGAAATTCACGAACTTGGTTTGGCAGAAGTTGCTCGGATTCACGATGAAATGAAAGTCATCAAAAATAAAGTTGGTTTCAAAGGTTCATTACAGGAATTTTTCGTGTTCATGAAAAATGACAAACAATTCTATTATCCAGCTACAGCGGAAGGAAAAATAGCATACATGGACAAAGCTACGGAACTCATTAGCACGATGAAATCACGCTTGGACGAATTATTTATCACAAAGCCAAAAGCAGATATTCAGGTAAAAGCCGTGGAAGCTTTCCGTGAAAAATCTGCTGGAAAAGCATTCTACCAACGACCTTCGTTAGATGGTTCGCGCCCAGGAACGTACTACGCAAACATGTACACAATGGAAGCAATGCCAAGTTATCAAATGGAAGCGTTGGCGTATCACGAAGGAATTCCGGGACATCACATGCAAATTGCCATTGCGCAAGAATTAGAAAATGTACCAATGTTCAGAAAATTAGGTGGTTACACAGCGTATATTGAAGGTTGGGGATTGTATTCTGAGTTCATTCCGAAAGAAATGGGCTTTTACAGCGATCCATATTCAGACTTCGGACGTTTGGCAATGGAACTTTGGCGCGCATGTCGTTTGGTCGTTGACACGGGAATTCACACACGCAAATGGACACGACAAGAAGGAATTGATTATTACGTGGCAAATACGCCAAATGCAAAATCGGACGCTGTAAAAATGGTAGAACGTCACATTGTAATGCCAAGTCAGGCAACGGCGTATAAAGTTGGAATGAACAAAATCATTGAACTCAGAAAAAACGCCAAAGAAAAATTAGGGGAAAAGTTTGACATTCGTGAATTTCATGAAGTTGTATTAAGCAACGGAGCAGTTCCGCTAAACGTTTTAAGCGATTTAGTTGACGAATGGATTGCTAGTAAAAAGTAA
- a CDS encoding response regulator transcription factor has protein sequence MDTPIIKIAIADDEALFRAGISFILTRIKNFEIVFEAENGADLLEKLKTASSLPDVVLMDLKMPLLNGVESTKILQKEYPEIKVIAVTSYDGKSFITNMIDVGASSYLLKNTSPKVVVHTINEVFVKGFYYDERVLKIIHENLLSAKSKRIKSDLDNNLLTKREKEILELICNQYTTNEIADKLFISPRTVEGHRNNLLLKTESKNVAGLVIYGIQKKLIELSPDF, from the coding sequence ATGGATACACCAATTATAAAAATCGCCATTGCCGATGACGAAGCTTTATTCAGAGCAGGAATATCATTTATACTAACCAGAATAAAAAACTTTGAAATTGTTTTTGAAGCTGAAAATGGTGCTGATTTACTTGAGAAATTGAAAACTGCTTCCTCGCTACCAGATGTTGTATTAATGGACTTAAAAATGCCGCTTCTTAATGGCGTTGAAAGCACCAAAATTCTGCAAAAAGAATATCCTGAAATCAAAGTAATCGCTGTCACAAGTTATGATGGTAAATCGTTTATTACCAACATGATTGACGTTGGAGCTTCTTCATACTTACTCAAAAATACATCACCAAAAGTTGTGGTACATACCATTAATGAAGTATTTGTCAAAGGATTTTACTATGACGAACGCGTCCTAAAAATAATTCACGAAAACTTACTATCTGCGAAAAGTAAGCGTATCAAAAGTGATTTAGATAACAATCTGCTCACAAAACGTGAAAAAGAAATCTTAGAATTAATCTGTAATCAATACACAACCAACGAAATTGCAGACAAACTATTCATAAGTCCGCGCACGGTTGAAGGACACAGAAACAATCTACTACTCAAAACGGAATCAAAAAATGTAGCAGGTTTAGTCATTTATGGAATTCAAAAAAAGCTCATAGAACTTTCTCCAGATTTTTAA
- a CDS encoding phage tail protein, with translation MNPFLAEIVMFGGNFAPRGWAFCDGQLLSINAYQALFSLLGTTYGGDGRTSFALPDLRGRTPLSQGRGPGLSDIKLGQRGGLETITLNVTNLPNHTHSGSISVSNVAADDDVPGTGASIGKSEIFVEGAPNTNLAAGSVTLSNTGGQQPFNSRNPFLGINYIIALQGTFPSRN, from the coding sequence ATGAATCCATTTTTAGCGGAAATTGTAATGTTTGGAGGAAATTTTGCACCAAGAGGTTGGGCATTTTGCGACGGACAATTGCTATCCATAAATGCATATCAAGCATTGTTTTCTCTTTTAGGAACTACCTACGGTGGTGACGGAAGAACTTCGTTTGCTTTACCTGATTTAAGAGGTAGAACTCCACTTAGTCAAGGACGTGGCCCAGGACTTTCTGATATTAAATTAGGTCAAAGAGGCGGTTTAGAAACTATAACTCTAAATGTTACAAACTTACCAAACCATACGCACTCTGGATCAATTAGTGTTTCTAATGTAGCTGCAGATGATGATGTTCCTGGAACTGGTGCTTCGATTGGAAAATCAGAAATTTTTGTAGAAGGTGCTCCCAATACAAATTTAGCTGCAGGAAGTGTAACGCTCAGTAATACAGGAGGTCAACAACCTTTTAACAGTAGAAATCCTTTCTTAGGAATTAATTATATTATTGCTTTACAAGGTACTTTCCCTTCTAGAAACTAA
- a CDS encoding DUF6584 family protein → MKEKLVKIQSDIDKGLKFKSSDRLRNLINENPNETELWNQLAELYYESGFLDAAGKYWILTEPTNDRIKKSVEIYEKSVNYSGCQILQEIKFRGDKTKLSEFAKKKLSELESDSKKKTNRIPNFLPRTNNFKSKDKDYKKTFNEKLFGFLFFGILAGIGILIIIGIATVFDWIF, encoded by the coding sequence TTGAAAGAAAAATTAGTAAAAATACAATCAGATATTGACAAAGGGTTAAAATTTAAATCTTCTGATAGACTACGAAATCTTATTAATGAAAACCCAAATGAAACTGAATTGTGGAATCAACTCGCTGAATTGTATTATGAAAGTGGATTTTTAGATGCTGCAGGAAAATATTGGATTTTGACTGAACCTACTAATGACCGAATTAAAAAAAGTGTGGAAATCTATGAAAAATCTGTAAATTATTCGGGTTGTCAAATTTTACAAGAAATCAAATTTCGCGGAGATAAAACTAAACTCTCTGAATTTGCCAAAAAAAAGTTATCTGAATTAGAATCTGACAGTAAAAAGAAAACGAATCGTATTCCTAATTTCTTACCAAGAACTAACAATTTCAAAAGCAAGGATAAGGACTACAAGAAGACTTTTAATGAAAAATTATTTGGTTTTCTGTTTTTTGGAATTTTAGCTGGAATCGGAATTTTAATAATAATCGGAATAGCAACTGTATTCGATTGGATATTCTAA
- a CDS encoding protein-disulfide reductase DsbD family protein, whose translation MKKLITLLLLCVSSFAVHAQMDEPVTWTSEIEKVSDTEFNLIYKAEIADKWHLYSQYLTENSGFPTEFMYDSIQQINDFKLVGKNTESEGITKFDKVFQAELTYFEGTATFTQKIEITNTDVTSITSDVIYQSCDDEKCVLGEEEFTFEIPGNATTESPFGGQSQILEPVKWKASVNKLSDDEYEIVMKASIEDTWHLYSQRSYGDLGPYPTEFTFPNAGKTYDLVGKVKESPTKDVFDKVFQMDISFYEKEATFTQKIKLKDKKTKIINAEVVYMVCDDEKCLPPTGVDFVIALDNSTIVPTKSAELTEKDILLSKELDLGITGKEEFKDDTEISEKSNFAIFFLGFLGGLIALLTPCVFPMIPLTVSFFTKSGANSQKGLFNSMLYGFFIFLVYFLLSLPFHVLDSLDPEILNNVSTNATLNVIFFIVFVVFAFSFFGYFELTLPASWSNSLDSKANNIGGIVGIFLMAMVLVIVSFSCTGPILGALLGSTTLAAGDPAMKLTMGMSGFGLALALPFTLFAMFPKWLNSLPKSGGWLNSVKVVLGFLELGLALKFLSNADLVSHWGLLKREVFIGIWVLLGIGLTLYLFGKLKFPHDSPIKKLSFSRISLGILIFAFVIYLIPGLTNTKYANLKLLSGFPPPLFYSLYDQEHGDCPLGLPCYKDLEEGIAVAKAENKPIMLDFTGWACVNCRKMEEQVWSQPEVFNILQEEYILISLYVDDRKPLPEDKKFRFDKGNGNIKKIKTYGDKMATLQTLNFNNNSQPYYVLISPNMEMLQKPVGYTPDAEEYADWLQIGIENFKNKSK comes from the coding sequence ATGAAAAAACTAATTACGCTATTACTCTTATGTGTGTCCAGTTTTGCTGTACATGCACAAATGGACGAGCCTGTTACATGGACTTCGGAAATTGAAAAAGTTTCAGACACAGAATTCAATCTAATTTACAAAGCAGAAATTGCCGACAAATGGCATTTGTATTCTCAGTATTTAACGGAGAATAGTGGATTTCCAACGGAATTTATGTACGATTCCATTCAGCAAATTAATGATTTCAAATTGGTTGGAAAAAATACAGAAAGTGAAGGAATTACGAAGTTTGACAAAGTATTTCAAGCCGAACTTACGTATTTTGAAGGAACAGCCACATTTACACAAAAAATTGAAATTACAAATACTGATGTAACTTCTATCACTTCCGACGTTATTTATCAAAGTTGTGATGATGAAAAATGTGTTTTGGGTGAAGAAGAATTTACGTTTGAGATTCCTGGAAACGCTACTACTGAAAGCCCTTTTGGTGGACAATCACAAATATTAGAGCCAGTAAAGTGGAAAGCTTCTGTAAATAAACTTTCAGACGACGAATATGAAATTGTTATGAAAGCCAGTATTGAAGATACATGGCATCTATATTCGCAACGTAGTTATGGAGATTTAGGACCATATCCAACAGAATTTACCTTTCCAAATGCTGGAAAAACGTATGATTTAGTTGGTAAAGTAAAAGAATCACCTACGAAAGATGTGTTTGATAAAGTCTTTCAAATGGACATTTCTTTCTATGAAAAAGAAGCCACATTTACACAAAAAATAAAGCTTAAAGATAAAAAAACAAAAATCATCAATGCAGAAGTCGTATACATGGTTTGCGATGACGAAAAGTGTTTGCCGCCAACTGGTGTTGATTTTGTAATTGCATTAGATAATTCAACAATTGTTCCGACAAAAAGTGCTGAATTAACCGAAAAAGATATATTATTATCGAAAGAATTAGATTTAGGAATCACTGGAAAAGAAGAGTTTAAAGATGATACAGAAATTTCAGAAAAAAGTAATTTCGCTATTTTCTTTTTAGGATTTTTAGGAGGATTAATCGCATTGTTAACACCTTGTGTATTTCCAATGATTCCACTAACGGTTTCATTCTTTACAAAAAGTGGTGCAAACTCACAAAAAGGATTGTTCAACTCTATGTTGTACGGTTTCTTTATATTCTTAGTATATTTCTTATTAAGTTTACCATTCCACGTATTGGATTCACTTGATCCAGAAATACTAAATAATGTCTCTACAAATGCCACATTGAACGTCATATTCTTTATCGTATTTGTAGTATTTGCATTTTCATTCTTTGGATATTTTGAACTCACACTTCCAGCTTCTTGGAGTAACTCATTAGATTCAAAAGCAAACAATATTGGAGGAATTGTCGGAATATTTTTAATGGCAATGGTATTAGTAATTGTTTCTTTCTCGTGTACAGGCCCAATTTTAGGAGCTTTATTAGGAAGTACAACACTTGCCGCAGGCGATCCCGCAATGAAATTAACAATGGGAATGAGTGGATTTGGTTTGGCATTAGCCTTACCATTTACACTATTTGCAATGTTTCCAAAATGGTTAAACTCATTGCCAAAATCAGGCGGTTGGTTAAACTCAGTAAAAGTTGTTTTAGGATTTTTAGAACTTGGATTGGCGTTAAAATTCTTGTCAAACGCAGATTTAGTTTCACATTGGGGATTGTTAAAAAGAGAAGTTTTTATTGGAATTTGGGTACTTTTAGGAATTGGTTTGACATTATATTTATTTGGAAAGCTAAAATTTCCGCATGATAGTCCAATCAAAAAACTAAGCTTTAGTAGAATTTCTTTAGGAATCTTAATCTTTGCATTTGTAATTTATCTGATTCCTGGATTGACAAATACAAAATATGCTAATTTGAAACTACTAAGTGGTTTTCCGCCACCATTATTCTATAGTCTTTACGATCAAGAACATGGCGATTGTCCGCTTGGATTACCATGTTACAAAGACTTAGAAGAAGGAATTGCTGTCGCCAAAGCAGAAAATAAACCAATTATGTTAGACTTTACAGGTTGGGCTTGTGTGAATTGCAGAAAAATGGAAGAGCAAGTATGGAGTCAGCCAGAAGTATTCAATATTTTACAAGAAGAATATATCTTAATTTCTCTCTATGTAGATGATCGTAAACCATTGCCTGAAGATAAAAAGTTCCGATTTGATAAAGGAAATGGAAACATTAAAAAAATCAAAACCTACGGAGATAAAATGGCAACATTACAAACGTTGAATTTCAATAACAATTCACAGCCATATTACGTATTAATATCTCCAAATATGGAAATGTTACAAAAACCAGTTGGGTACACACCAGATGCGGAAGAATATGCAGATTGGTTGCAAATTGGAATTGAGAATTTTAAAAATAAAAGTAAATAA
- a CDS encoding DUF1697 domain-containing protein encodes MKTYISILRGINVSGHRRIKMDALRQLYSDLGFENVKTYIQSGNVVFQFKQVDNKKLADRIEMEITKRFEFQVPVLVKEINELKEIVNQNPFLKDTSKDISFLHVTFLSDIPTKENLDKIISGQYQQDEFQIFEKSVYLYCPNSYSNSKLTNSFFESKLKVTATTRNWKTTNELINISDKL; translated from the coding sequence ATGAAGACATACATTTCAATATTAAGGGGAATAAATGTGAGCGGACACCGAAGGATAAAAATGGACGCTTTACGACAATTGTATTCAGACCTTGGCTTTGAAAATGTAAAGACTTATATCCAAAGTGGAAACGTAGTATTTCAATTTAAGCAAGTAGACAACAAAAAACTTGCTGACAGAATTGAAATGGAAATTACCAAAAGATTTGAATTCCAAGTTCCTGTTTTAGTGAAAGAAATAAACGAATTGAAAGAAATCGTAAATCAAAACCCATTTCTCAAAGACACTTCAAAAGATATTTCATTTTTACACGTTACTTTCTTATCGGACATACCAACAAAAGAAAATTTAGATAAAATAATAAGTGGTCAATATCAACAAGACGAATTTCAAATTTTTGAAAAATCAGTTTATCTTTATTGCCCAAACAGTTACAGTAATTCAAAACTGACAAATAGTTTTTTTGAAAGTAAATTAAAAGTTACTGCAACAACAAGAAATTGGAAAACAACTAACGAATTAATCAACATTTCAGACAAACTATAA
- a CDS encoding phage tail protein, with protein MDPFIGEIVMFGGNFAPRSWSFCNGQLLAISQNTALFSILGTTYGGDGRTTFALPDLRGRAAIHPGTGPGLSTIKLGQRGGSEYHTLNVLEMPSHTHSGAIKVSSVAADDDVPGTGASIGASEIFVEGAPNTALANGSVTALPTGGQQQFYMRNPFEGINYIICLFGVFPSRN; from the coding sequence ATGGATCCATTTATCGGAGAAATCGTTATGTTCGGAGGAAACTTTGCACCAAGATCTTGGTCATTCTGCAACGGACAATTATTAGCTATCTCGCAAAACACTGCGTTATTTTCTATTTTAGGAACAACGTATGGCGGAGACGGAAGAACTACGTTTGCTTTACCTGACTTACGAGGAAGAGCTGCTATTCACCCAGGAACAGGACCAGGACTTTCAACTATTAAATTAGGACAAAGAGGTGGTTCTGAATATCATACATTAAATGTTTTAGAAATGCCAAGTCACACACACAGTGGAGCTATAAAAGTTTCTAGTGTAGCTGCGGATGATGACGTACCTGGAACAGGTGCATCTATTGGTGCATCAGAAATCTTTGTAGAAGGTGCTCCTAATACAGCACTAGCTAATGGAAGTGTTACTGCATTACCAACAGGTGGACAGCAACAATTTTATATGAGAAACCCATTTGAAGGAATCAACTATATCATTTGCTTATTTGGAGTTTTTCCATCAAGAAACTAA
- a CDS encoding SRPBCC family protein, whose product MATNISKITINATVQKVWDVLTKPEFVKLWQFGSELQTTWKVNSDIKFITEWEGQTFKQWGKVLEMRQNELIKYSLFAPRPDLEDKPENYFVMNYVLTNNNGKTKLEIIQEDNRPNAIQEEEQGEENPILKSLKEIAETN is encoded by the coding sequence ATGGCAACTAATATTTCAAAAATCACAATTAACGCAACAGTCCAAAAAGTTTGGGACGTTCTGACAAAACCTGAATTCGTAAAACTTTGGCAATTTGGTAGCGAATTACAAACAACTTGGAAAGTTAATAGTGACATAAAATTTATTACCGAATGGGAAGGACAAACATTTAAGCAATGGGGAAAGGTTTTAGAAATGCGACAAAACGAATTGATAAAATATAGTTTGTTCGCACCAAGACCAGACCTTGAAGACAAACCCGAAAATTATTTTGTGATGAACTATGTTTTGACCAACAACAATGGAAAAACTAAACTTGAAATTATTCAAGAAGACAATAGACCAAATGCAATACAAGAAGAAGAACAAGGCGAAGAAAATCCAATTTTGAAATCACTAAAAGAAATTGCGGAAACGAACTGA
- a CDS encoding T9SS type A sorting domain-containing protein, which translates to MKKNYVTKVLLLSFMMISSAFVHSQVVLYTQDFEGPDFDTYQLYNSGNTAVGFAVNGSDYITRATIASLSAGLGNTVTGFTGNVIAFEDHDGAGFFGQHHIDTDAINITGASGITLKIRLSAARGSDGVRYESGDFLQVQVSIDGSGYTTVINTGGSSATNNYYEDVGMDGINVDANDVILDQTSREITRTIAGSGSSMIVRVLFDSQGPQEEMLFDDIVVEAAMVLSVEETNLENSVELYPNPTSGNVTIKNSGIALQQAIITDINGRTVGTHSLSGVSQDKELSLNLRAGVYFVKLISDTASTTKKLVVR; encoded by the coding sequence ATGAAAAAAAATTACGTTACTAAAGTACTCCTATTATCATTTATGATGATTTCAAGTGCTTTTGTTCATTCTCAAGTAGTATTATATACTCAAGACTTTGAAGGTCCTGATTTTGATACTTATCAATTGTACAATTCAGGTAATACTGCTGTTGGCTTTGCAGTTAATGGTAGTGACTATATCACAAGAGCAACTATTGCAAGCTTAAGTGCAGGTTTAGGAAACACGGTTACAGGATTTACGGGCAATGTTATTGCTTTTGAAGATCATGATGGTGCAGGTTTTTTTGGTCAACACCATATTGATACTGATGCAATAAACATTACTGGTGCAAGTGGCATCACTCTCAAAATACGTCTTTCTGCAGCTAGAGGTAGTGATGGAGTTAGATATGAAAGCGGTGATTTTTTACAAGTACAAGTATCTATTGACGGTTCTGGCTATACAACGGTTATAAATACTGGAGGTTCGTCAGCTACTAATAATTACTATGAAGATGTAGGAATGGATGGTATCAATGTAGATGCAAATGATGTTATACTTGATCAGACTTCAAGAGAGATAACTAGGACTATAGCTGGTAGTGGTTCTTCTATGATTGTACGTGTACTTTTTGACTCTCAAGGTCCACAAGAAGAAATGTTGTTTGACGATATTGTTGTAGAAGCTGCAATGGTTTTAAGTGTTGAAGAAACTAACTTAGAAAACAGTGTAGAACTTTATCCAAACCCAACAAGCGGAAATGTGACTATCAAAAATTCTGGTATTGCGTTACAACAAGCTATTATTACAGACATTAATGGTCGTACAGTAGGAACTCATTCACTAAGTGGAGTTTCTCAAGATAAAGAACTTAGTTTGAATCTTAGAGCTGGAGTTTATTTCGTAAAATTAATTTCTGATACAGCTTCAACTACAAAGAAACTAGTTGTTAGATAA
- a CDS encoding sensor histidine kinase → MNELFSGDNKIIAFVILGAILMLVMALTLILFFYFSRRKIIQKELEKKTLELDHQKGILKATIVAQEAERYRIAQDLHDAISAKLNVVSLSANFLLEEDNVTPQETEEIINHILRVTNKTIESSRKIAHNLLPPILEKFGLGAALEELCDEFSNSKKVNVTSKIKYKIGRLPADDELHVFRIVQELMNNSMRHGKSKEIELNFKSEIEKIFLYYKDDGLGFNTTTIDLQKGLGLRNIESRVSLLNGKITFKSEKLKGVEVKITI, encoded by the coding sequence ATGAACGAACTTTTTTCAGGAGACAATAAAATCATAGCATTTGTTATTTTAGGAGCAATATTAATGTTAGTCATGGCGCTGACATTAATATTGTTTTTCTATTTTTCACGAAGAAAAATTATTCAAAAAGAACTCGAAAAGAAAACCTTAGAATTAGATCATCAAAAAGGAATCCTAAAGGCTACAATTGTTGCGCAAGAAGCAGAACGTTATCGAATTGCACAAGACTTACATGATGCCATTAGTGCTAAATTAAATGTAGTTTCACTCAGTGCTAATTTTTTATTAGAAGAAGACAATGTCACACCTCAAGAAACTGAAGAAATTATCAATCACATTCTTCGAGTCACCAATAAAACGATTGAAAGTTCTCGGAAAATTGCACACAACTTATTACCACCAATACTTGAAAAATTTGGTTTAGGAGCTGCGTTAGAAGAATTATGTGACGAATTTAGCAACAGCAAAAAAGTAAATGTGACTTCTAAAATAAAGTATAAAATAGGCAGATTACCCGCAGATGACGAATTGCACGTGTTTAGAATTGTACAAGAACTCATGAATAATTCCATGCGACATGGGAAATCGAAAGAAATCGAATTAAATTTTAAATCTGAAATAGAAAAGATATTCCTATATTACAAAGATGATGGATTAGGGTTTAATACAACTACCATTGATCTACAAAAAGGACTAGGATTGCGAAATATAGAAAGTAGAGTTTCATTACTAAATGGAAAAATTACTTTTAAAAGTGAAAAATTAAAAGGAGTTGAAGTCAAAATTACCATATAA
- the tilS gene encoding tRNA lysidine(34) synthetase TilS yields MLGNIEKHIAENLPFLKDTKLLIAISGGLDSVVLANLFHKLDFSIAFAHCNFQLRGEESEEDEVFVKAFAKKLNVEIYTKKFNTETYANAQKKSIQMAARSLRYEWFQTIAKANVYDYILTAHHTDDALETFLINLSRGTGIDGLTGIPERNGNIVRPLLPFTRSEIKQHAETNNLLWREDSSNASTKYLRNKIRHDIMPLLRELHPTFTENFQLTQEHLRESKIIINKSIKKLRKKVVEKVADGSYKIEIKKLQKHANSKAYVYELFRKYGFTEWNDIVSLLAGQSGKQLFSTTYRLIKDRDHLLLQNRNNTKKNGEVIQINDSEASIQTPIRLHIEEVTHVTDREKNVLYVDKELLKFPLIVRKWQNGDYFYPVGMKGKKKLSKYFKDEKYSLLDKENQWLLCSEENIIWIIGKRSDNRYKLTQQTNTIIKFTLQ; encoded by the coding sequence TTGCTAGGAAATATAGAAAAACATATTGCTGAGAATCTACCGTTTCTAAAAGACACGAAACTACTAATCGCTATTAGTGGCGGATTGGACAGCGTTGTGTTGGCAAATTTGTTTCACAAACTTGATTTCTCCATAGCGTTTGCACATTGTAATTTTCAATTGCGCGGCGAAGAAAGTGAGGAAGATGAAGTTTTTGTAAAAGCTTTCGCGAAGAAACTCAACGTTGAAATTTACACAAAGAAATTCAACACAGAAACCTACGCAAACGCACAAAAAAAATCTATTCAAATGGCAGCGCGTTCGTTGCGATACGAGTGGTTTCAAACCATTGCAAAAGCAAATGTATATGATTATATTCTAACAGCACATCATACCGATGATGCATTGGAAACGTTCTTAATAAATCTGTCACGAGGCACAGGAATTGATGGTTTAACAGGAATTCCTGAGCGAAACGGAAACATAGTTCGTCCGCTGTTGCCTTTCACGCGAAGTGAAATTAAACAACACGCAGAAACGAATAATTTACTCTGGCGAGAAGATAGCAGTAACGCTTCTACTAAATATTTACGAAATAAGATTCGACACGATATTATGCCGTTGTTACGAGAATTGCATCCAACTTTTACCGAGAACTTTCAATTAACGCAAGAACATTTACGCGAAAGCAAAATCATCATCAATAAAAGTATAAAAAAACTGCGTAAAAAGGTTGTTGAGAAAGTTGCTGACGGAAGTTATAAGATTGAAATCAAGAAGCTACAAAAACATGCAAATTCAAAAGCATATGTATACGAATTGTTTCGAAAATACGGCTTTACCGAGTGGAATGATATTGTATCTTTGTTAGCTGGACAAAGTGGAAAGCAATTGTTTTCAACAACCTACAGATTGATTAAAGATAGAGATCATTTATTATTGCAAAATCGCAATAATACCAAAAAAAATGGCGAAGTTATACAAATAAACGATTCGGAAGCAAGCATACAAACACCAATTCGGTTGCACATTGAAGAAGTAACACACGTAACTGATAGAGAGAAGAATGTTCTTTATGTTGATAAAGAGTTGTTAAAGTTTCCTTTAATCGTACGAAAATGGCAAAATGGTGACTATTTTTATCCCGTTGGAATGAAAGGGAAGAAAAAACTAAGCAAATACTTCAAAGATGAAAAGTATTCGTTGCTAGATAAAGAAAATCAATGGTTGCTTTGCAGCGAAGAAAATATCATATGGATTATTGGAAAACGTTCTGATAATCGATACAAATTAACCCAACAAACGAACACAATTATTAAGTTTACATTGCAATGA